In a genomic window of Vigna angularis cultivar LongXiaoDou No.4 chromosome 6, ASM1680809v1, whole genome shotgun sequence:
- the LOC108343362 gene encoding U-box domain-containing protein 4 isoform X1 produces MVSLEESRSNSSRFPLARSYQYHSSVSSKTQRHIGRSMRTIRSNFFQDDDSSCSFTEKSTCLSENLTDSVVDLRLGELASRNNKSLKSSPAEEDFLDLSQAFSDFSACSSDISGELQRLATLPSPECVQKNNISGEVEPEPEPEPCTGFLQRESFSTEIIESISPEDLQPTVKICIDGLQSQSVAVKRSAAAKLRLLAKNRADNRILIAESGAVPVLVPLLRCSDPWTQEHAVTALLNLSLHEDNKMLITNAGAVKSLIYVLKTGTETSKQNAACALLSLALVEENKSSIGASGAIPPLVSLLLNGSSRGKKDALTTLYKLCSVRQNKERAVSAGAVKPLVEMVAEQGSGMAEKAMVVLNSLAGIQEGKDAIVEEGGIAALVEAIEDGSVKGKEFAVLTLLQLCVDSIRNRGFLVREGGIPPLVALSQTGSVRAKHKAETLLRYLRESRQEASTSSS; encoded by the coding sequence ATGGTTTCGCTGGAGGAATCACGGTCTAATTCGAGCCGTTTCCCCTTGGCCAGAAGTTACCAGTACCACTCTTCCGTTTCGTCCAAAACGCAGCGTCATATAGGAAGGTCCATGCGCACGATACGCTCCAATTTCTTCCAAGATGATGACAGCAGCTGCTCCTTCACCGAGAAATCCACCTGTCTATCGGAGAACCTCACTGACTCCGTCGTCGACCTCCGCCTCGGCGAGCTCGCGTCACGGAACAACAAATCCTTGAAGTCCTCACCGGCAGAGGAGGACTTCCTCGACCTCTCTCAGGCCTTCAGTGATTTCTCCGCATGTAGCAGCGACATCTCCGGCGAGCTGCAGCGCCTTGCGACACTCCCATCACCGGAATGCGTGCAGAAGAACAATATATCTGGAGAAGTGGAGCCGGAGCCGGAGCCGGAGCCCTGCACGGGTTTCCTGCAGAGGGAGAGCTTCTCCACGGAGATTATCGAGAGCATTTCGCCGGAGGATCTCCAGCCGACGGTGAAGATTTGCATCGACGGCCTCCAGTCGCAGTCGGTGGCGGTAAAGCGCTCCGCGGCGGCGAAGCTCCGACTGCTAGCGAAGAACCGCGCCGACAACCGGATTTTGATTGCGGAGTCAGGCGCGGTGCCTGTTCTTGTTCCTCTTCTCCGTTGTAGTGATCCTTGGACGCAGGAACATGCGGTAACCGCGCTGTTAAATCTATCTCTCCACGAGGACAATAAAATGCTGATAACCAATGCCGGAGCAGTGAAGTCGCTGATTTATGTGCTGAAAACGGGAACGGAAACTTCGAAGCAGAACGCGGCATGCGCGCTTCTGAGCCTGGCGTTGGTGGAAGAGAACAAAAGCTCCATCGGGGCTTCCGGAGCGATACCGCCCTTGGTTTCGCTTCTTCTGAACGGTTCGAGCAGAGGGAAGAAGGACGCGCTGACGACCCTTTATAAGCTGTGTTCCGTGAGGCAGAACAAGGAGAGGGCAGTGAGCGCCGGTGCGGTGAAGCCGCTGGTGGAGATGGTGGCGGAGCAGGGGAGCGGCATGGCGGAAAAGGCCATGGTGGTGCTGAACAGCCTGGCAGGGATTCAGGAAGGGAAGGACGCAATTGTGGAAGAAGGTGGGATCGCTGCTCTTGTGGAAGCCATTGAGGATGGGTCTGTTAAGGGGAAGGAGTTCGCTGTTCTGACCCTTCTTCAGCTCTGTGTTGACAGTATCAGAAACAGAGGGTTTCTTGTCAGAGAGGGTGGGATTCCTCCTCTCGTTGCCCTTTCTCAAACTGGGAGTGTTCGAGCTAAGCACAAG
- the LOC108343362 gene encoding U-box domain-containing protein 4 isoform X2 — protein MVSLEESRSNSSRFPLARSYQYHSSVSSKTQRHIGRSMRTIRSNFFQDDDSSCSFTEKSTCLSENLTDSVVDLRLGELASRNNKSLKSSPAEEDFLDLSQAFSDFSACSSDISGELQRLATLPSPECVQKNNISGEVEPEPEPEPCTGFLQRESFSTEIIESISPEDLQPTVKICIDGLQSQSVAVKRSAAAKLRLLAKNRADNRILIAESGAVPVLVPLLRCSDPWTQEHAVTALLNLSLHEDNKMLITNAGAVKSLIYVLKTGTETSKQNAACALLSLALVEENKSSIGASGAIPPLVSLLLNGSSRGKKDALTTLYKLCSVRQNKERAVSAGAVKPLVEMVAEQGSGMAEKAMVVLNSLAGIQEGKDAIVEEGGIAALVEAIEDGSVKGKEFAVLTLLQLCVDSIRNRGFLVREGGIPPLVALSQTGSVRAKHKH, from the coding sequence ATGGTTTCGCTGGAGGAATCACGGTCTAATTCGAGCCGTTTCCCCTTGGCCAGAAGTTACCAGTACCACTCTTCCGTTTCGTCCAAAACGCAGCGTCATATAGGAAGGTCCATGCGCACGATACGCTCCAATTTCTTCCAAGATGATGACAGCAGCTGCTCCTTCACCGAGAAATCCACCTGTCTATCGGAGAACCTCACTGACTCCGTCGTCGACCTCCGCCTCGGCGAGCTCGCGTCACGGAACAACAAATCCTTGAAGTCCTCACCGGCAGAGGAGGACTTCCTCGACCTCTCTCAGGCCTTCAGTGATTTCTCCGCATGTAGCAGCGACATCTCCGGCGAGCTGCAGCGCCTTGCGACACTCCCATCACCGGAATGCGTGCAGAAGAACAATATATCTGGAGAAGTGGAGCCGGAGCCGGAGCCGGAGCCCTGCACGGGTTTCCTGCAGAGGGAGAGCTTCTCCACGGAGATTATCGAGAGCATTTCGCCGGAGGATCTCCAGCCGACGGTGAAGATTTGCATCGACGGCCTCCAGTCGCAGTCGGTGGCGGTAAAGCGCTCCGCGGCGGCGAAGCTCCGACTGCTAGCGAAGAACCGCGCCGACAACCGGATTTTGATTGCGGAGTCAGGCGCGGTGCCTGTTCTTGTTCCTCTTCTCCGTTGTAGTGATCCTTGGACGCAGGAACATGCGGTAACCGCGCTGTTAAATCTATCTCTCCACGAGGACAATAAAATGCTGATAACCAATGCCGGAGCAGTGAAGTCGCTGATTTATGTGCTGAAAACGGGAACGGAAACTTCGAAGCAGAACGCGGCATGCGCGCTTCTGAGCCTGGCGTTGGTGGAAGAGAACAAAAGCTCCATCGGGGCTTCCGGAGCGATACCGCCCTTGGTTTCGCTTCTTCTGAACGGTTCGAGCAGAGGGAAGAAGGACGCGCTGACGACCCTTTATAAGCTGTGTTCCGTGAGGCAGAACAAGGAGAGGGCAGTGAGCGCCGGTGCGGTGAAGCCGCTGGTGGAGATGGTGGCGGAGCAGGGGAGCGGCATGGCGGAAAAGGCCATGGTGGTGCTGAACAGCCTGGCAGGGATTCAGGAAGGGAAGGACGCAATTGTGGAAGAAGGTGGGATCGCTGCTCTTGTGGAAGCCATTGAGGATGGGTCTGTTAAGGGGAAGGAGTTCGCTGTTCTGACCCTTCTTCAGCTCTGTGTTGACAGTATCAGAAACAGAGGGTTTCTTGTCAGAGAGGGTGGGATTCCTCCTCTCGTTGCCCTTTCTCAAACTGGGAGTGTTCGAGCTAAGCACAAG
- the LOC108342682 gene encoding cytochrome b561 and DOMON domain-containing protein At5g47530, whose translation MVGKLKLALFMLVSLLLTSSVQSQTCMNHTFTDNKVFTSCRDLPHLTSYLHWTYDQATAKLDMAFRHAGINASDRWVAWAINPNNNLDSAMVGAQALVAISESGGAPRAYTCSVQGYSTQLAEGNISYPHSGLTATRQNSEITIYATLTLPNGTTNLVHLWQDGPLSASTPSQHQLATSNLQAKEILDLL comes from the coding sequence ATGGTTGGAAAGTTGAAGCTTGCGTTATTTATGTTAGTCTCTCTTCTTCTCACATCCTCAGTACAGTCACAGACATGCATGAATCACACCTTCACAGACAACAAGGTCTTCACCTCATGCCGCGATCTTCCCCACTTAACGTCGTACCTTCACTGGACCTACGACCAGGCCACAGCCAAGTTGGACATGGCATTCAGACACGCCGGAATCAACGCTTCGGATAGGTGGGTTGCATGGGCCATCAATCCCAACAACAACCTCGATTCAGCTATGGTTGGAGCACAGGCTCTGGTGGCTATCTCAGAATCCGGTGGTGCCCCAAGAGCATACACTTGTTCCGTCCAAGGTTACTCAACCCAGTTGGCAGAGGGAAACATCTCTTATCCTCACTCTGGCCTCACGGCTACCCGTCAGAACAGTGAGATCACCATCTATGCCACCCTCACTCTTCCAAACGGCACCACCAATTTGGTCCACCTTTGGCAAGATGGTCCTCTTTCTGCTTCTACTCCTTCACAGCATCAACTTGCAACTTCTAACCTCCAAGCCAAGGAAATCTTGGATCTTCTCTAG
- the LOC108341031 gene encoding cytochrome b561 and DOMON domain-containing protein At5g47530, whose amino-acid sequence MVGKQLVVRLVLAISVLSSLLLITSAQSQTCSNHTFTENRVFATCRDLPHLSSYLHWTYDQASGKLDIAFRHSGISDTDRWVSWAINPNGDLTSSMVGAQALVAISQSGGAPTVHTSSIQSYSTQLAEGTISYPHSGLTATRQNNEITIYATLTLPNNTASLVHLWNDGPLSGSTPQSHSMSNLQSKESLDLLSGASQAGSSGGSLRRRRNVHGILNAMSWGTLMPLGAIIARYLKVFKSADPAWFYLHVTCQTSAYIVGVAGWGTGLKLGSDSVGVTYDTHRALGITLFCLGTLQVFALLLRPNKDHKIRIYWNFYHYAIGYATIIISIINIFKGFDALEVSVGDRYNDWKHAYIGIIAALGGIAVLLEAYTWFIVLKRKKSENKTAHGINGTNGVNGYGSSAQHV is encoded by the exons ATGGTTGGAAAGCAGTTGGTGGTGAGGCTTGTTTTGGCCATATCTGTGTTGAGCTCTCTCCTTCTGATAACCTCGGCACAGTCACAGACATGCTCGAACCATACCTTCACTGAGAACAGGGTGTTTGCCACGTGCCGTGATCTTCCTCACTTAAGCTCTTATCTTCATTGGACTTATGATCAGGCCTCAGGCAAGTTGGACATAGCATTCAGACACTCTGGAATCTCCGACACAGACAGGTGGGTTTCGTGGGCTATAAATCCCAACGGTGACCTCACTTCATCTATGGTTGGAGCACAGGCTCTGGTGGCTATCTCACAATCTGGTGGCGCCCCAACAGTACACACTTCTTCCATCCAAAGTTACTCAACCCAGTTGGCAGAGGGAACCATCTCTTATCCTCACTCTGGCTTGACGGCTACCCGTCAGAATAATGAGATCACCATCTATGCCACTCTCACTCTTCCAAACAATACCGCTAGTTTGGTCCACCTTTGGAATGACGGTCCTCTCTCTGGTTCTACCCCTCAATCGCATTCTATGTCAAACCTTCAATCTAAGGAAAGTTTGGATCTTCTTTCTGGTGCCAGTCAAGCAGGATCAAGCGGGGGTTCACttcgaagaagaagaaat GTCCATGGAATTCTAAATGCTATGAGCTGGGGGACTTTGATGCCCCTTGGTGCCATCATAGCTAGGTATTTGAAGGTGTTCAAATCTGCTGACCCTGCCTGGTTTTACCTTCACGTTACCTGCCAAACCTCTGCATACATAGTTGGTGTTGCTGGTTGGGGAACCGGTCTCAAGCTTGGCAGTGACTCGGTTGGTGTTACGTACGACACCCATAGAGCACTCGGAATCACCCTCTTCTGCCTTGGAACCCTTCAG GTTTTTGCTCTTCTTTTGAGGCCCAACAAGGATCACAAAATCAGAATCTACTGGAACTTCTACCACTACGCCATCGGATACGCCACCATAATCATCAGTATCATCAACATATTTAAAGGGTTCGATGCATTGGAGGTTTCCGTAGGGGATCGTTACAATGACTGGAAGCATGCTTACATTGGCATTATTGCAGCTTTGGGTGGTATCGCTGTGCTTTTGGAGGCTTACACATGGTTCATTGTGTTGAAGAGGAAGAAATCAGAGAACAAGACAGCACATGGCATCAACGGAACAAATGGAGTTAATGGGTATGGTTCTAGTGCACAGCATGTGTAG